A DNA window from Desulfovibrio sp. TomC contains the following coding sequences:
- a CDS encoding sensor domain-containing diguanylate cyclase: MVERFCNHSELELFTSAFTHAAIGMAIVDLSGKWIRVNKSLCGMVGYSESEMSDLTFQDITHPDDLEIDFEIIQRLLRKEIPSYQLEKRYFKKTGDTLHILLSVSLICDTDGNPQFFISQIQDFTKVKTYEEELLKLASEDYLTRIGNRRFFYEQSAREITRAARSEEPLTLLMLDIDHFKNTNDTYGHEVGDVVLQKIANICKESVRSIDIVGRIGGEEFAILLLDTDYEGSHIAAERLRKNVENAAIESHSNILRTTVSIGAVTFWGDSKTIDFRLHH; encoded by the coding sequence TTGTTTACCAGCGCATTCACTCACGCAGCCATCGGCATGGCCATTGTTGACTTGTCAGGCAAGTGGATAAGAGTCAACAAGTCTCTGTGTGGAATGGTAGGATATTCAGAAAGTGAAATGTCGGACCTTACATTTCAGGACATAACCCACCCTGACGACCTTGAAATTGATTTTGAAATCATTCAGCGCCTGCTTCGTAAAGAAATCCCTTCTTACCAACTCGAGAAAAGATATTTCAAAAAAACAGGCGATACACTGCACATTCTTTTAAGCGTTTCGTTAATTTGTGACACCGACGGCAATCCTCAATTCTTCATTTCTCAGATTCAAGACTTTACGAAAGTAAAGACCTACGAAGAAGAACTTTTGAAGCTTGCCTCCGAAGACTATTTGACAAGAATTGGAAATCGGAGGTTTTTTTATGAACAATCCGCAAGAGAAATTACGAGGGCTGCCCGTTCTGAAGAACCACTTACCCTTTTAATGCTTGACATTGATCACTTCAAGAACACAAATGACACCTATGGCCATGAGGTTGGCGATGTTGTTTTACAAAAAATTGCAAACATTTGCAAAGAATCTGTAAGATCCATTGACATCGTTGGACGAATAGGCGGGGAAGAATTTGCGATATTACTTCTAGATACCGATTACGAAGGAAGTCACATCGCTGCTGAAAGGCTTCGGAAAAATGTTGAAAACGCAGCAATAGAGTCACATAGCAATATACTTCGGACAACAGTCAGCATCGGGGCTGTCACATTCTGGGGAGATTCAAAAACTATTGATTTTCGTTTACATCACG